A portion of the Polaribacter cellanae genome contains these proteins:
- a CDS encoding RNA polymerase sigma factor has protein sequence MKIIKLHNEKSLIKKATNNNREAQKQLFEQHSPKMLGVCRQYVKDLHHAEDLLLQGFLKVFTNLHKFKHEGSFEGWIRRIMVNTCISYLRKKNVVDVFDEEYVFNDAATQSLENTSVEDIQKLIDTLPEGYKMVFNLYAIEGYKHQEIAAKLGISESTSKSQLFKARKLLQQNYIIMNKTIHENK, from the coding sequence TTGAAAATTATTAAACTTCATAACGAAAAGTCGCTTATTAAAAAAGCGACAAATAACAATAGAGAAGCGCAAAAACAATTGTTTGAGCAGCATTCGCCTAAAATGTTGGGAGTTTGCAGGCAGTATGTAAAAGATTTGCATCATGCAGAAGATTTACTATTACAAGGTTTTTTAAAGGTTTTTACCAACTTACACAAGTTTAAACACGAAGGTAGTTTCGAAGGTTGGATTCGCAGAATAATGGTAAATACCTGTATTTCTTACCTCCGTAAAAAAAATGTAGTCGATGTATTTGACGAAGAGTATGTTTTTAATGATGCAGCCACACAAAGTTTAGAAAACACTTCTGTAGAAGACATTCAAAAACTAATAGATACCTTGCCAGAAGGTTACAAAATGGTGTTTAATTTATACGCCATAGAAGGGTATAAACATCAGGAAATTGCTGCCAAATTAGGCATTTCTGAAAGTACATCGAAATCGCAATTATTTAAAGCACGTAAATTATTGCAACAGAATTATATAATAATGAATAAAACAATTCATGAAAACAAATAA
- a CDS encoding sterol desaturase family protein, whose translation MQVPEIPNLIHYAIPFFVITIVIEVILTVKVKLDDYEFRDSGTSILMGLGNVAIGLFTKGIMLSFFYLIYNFYHLFEIPFTWWAWILLLFADDFCYYWFHRISHESRFFWASHVVHHSSKKYNLSTALRQTWSGSFYTFIFWVPLILIGFHPIMVLVQMSISLIYQYWIHTELINKMPKWFEAVFNTPSHHRVHHATNPQYLDRNHAGIFIIWDRLFKTFEPEVEKPVYGLVANINTYNPVKIAFIEWYAMFKDFFTPKISLKNRFLYLLKPPGWKHDGSSILSNDLRKKWEANKKTNV comes from the coding sequence ATGCAAGTACCTGAAATACCCAACTTAATTCATTATGCAATTCCTTTCTTTGTAATTACTATTGTTATTGAAGTAATTTTAACGGTAAAAGTAAAGTTAGATGATTATGAGTTTAGAGATTCTGGAACCTCTATTTTAATGGGTTTAGGAAATGTTGCTATTGGTTTATTTACAAAAGGCATTATGCTAAGCTTTTTTTATCTTATTTATAATTTTTATCATCTATTCGAAATTCCTTTTACTTGGTGGGCATGGATTCTTCTTTTATTTGCGGATGATTTCTGTTATTATTGGTTTCATAGAATTAGCCATGAAAGTAGGTTCTTTTGGGCAAGCCATGTTGTACATCATTCTTCTAAAAAATACAATTTAAGTACAGCTTTAAGGCAAACTTGGTCTGGTAGTTTTTATACTTTTATTTTTTGGGTTCCATTAATTTTAATAGGTTTTCATCCAATAATGGTTTTAGTACAAATGTCTATTAGTTTAATTTACCAATATTGGATTCATACAGAATTAATAAACAAAATGCCCAAATGGTTTGAAGCCGTTTTTAACACACCAAGTCATCATAGAGTGCATCATGCAACCAACCCACAATATTTAGACAGAAACCATGCAGGAATTTTTATTATTTGGGATCGATTATTTAAAACTTTTGAACCAGAAGTAGAAAAACCTGTTTATGGTTTGGTTGCCAATATTAATACATACAATCCTGTAAAAATTGCCTTTATAGAATGGTATGCTATGTTTAAAGATTTTTTTACTCCAAAAATATCTCTTAAAAACAGGTTTTTATATTTACTAAAACCTCCTGGCTGGAAACACGATGGCTCCAGTATATTATCTAACGACTTAAGAAAAAAATGGGAAGCCAACAAAAAAACCAACGTCTAA
- the rpsF gene encoding 30S ribosomal protein S6, which produces MNHYETVFILNPVLSDTQIKETVQKFEDYLVSKGAEIVAKEDWGLKKLAYPIQKKKSGFYHLIDFKIAGEEIAAFELEFRRDDSVMRYLTVKLDKHAEAWAEKRRERVKSTKK; this is translated from the coding sequence ATGAATCATTACGAAACTGTTTTCATTTTAAATCCCGTTTTATCTGATACTCAGATAAAGGAGACAGTACAAAAGTTCGAAGATTATTTAGTTTCCAAAGGAGCTGAAATAGTCGCTAAAGAAGATTGGGGCTTAAAGAAATTAGCGTATCCAATTCAAAAGAAAAAAAGTGGTTTTTATCACTTAATTGACTTTAAAATTGCAGGAGAAGAAATTGCTGCGTTTGAATTAGAGTTTAGAAGAGACGATAGCGTTATGCGTTATTTAACTGTAAAGCTAGACAAACATGCAGAAGCTTGGGCAGAAAAAAGAAGAGAACGTGTTAAATCTACTAAAAAATAA
- the rpsR gene encoding 30S ribosomal protein S18, whose protein sequence is MASIEQQAKGGKSADVRYLTPLDIDTKKEAKYCRFKKKGIKYIDYKDADFLMYLVNEQGKILPRRLTGTSLKYQRKVAQAIKRCRHLALMPYVGDLLK, encoded by the coding sequence ATGGCATCCATAGAACAACAAGCAAAAGGTGGTAAATCTGCAGACGTTAGGTATTTAACGCCATTAGATATAGACACTAAAAAAGAAGCAAAATACTGTAGATTTAAGAAAAAAGGTATCAAGTATATCGATTATAAAGATGCAGACTTTTTAATGTATTTAGTAAACGAGCAAGGTAAAATTTTACCAAGACGTTTAACAGGAACATCATTAAAATATCAACGTAAAGTAGCGCAGGCAATTAAAAGATGTCGTCATTTAGCGTTAATGCCTTATGTTGGAGATTTACTAAAATAA
- the rplI gene encoding 50S ribosomal protein L9, with product MELILRQDVENLGFKDDVVDVKNGYGRNFLIPTGQAVLATSSAKKVLAENLKQRAYKESKLIDDANKIAEEIKGYEIKITSKTGSGDKLFGSVNNIDLAAALAKAGTEIDKKFIKVVGGSVKRLGKYEASVRLHRAVVADITFEVVSE from the coding sequence ATGGAATTGATATTAAGACAAGACGTAGAAAACTTAGGATTTAAAGACGATGTTGTAGACGTTAAAAACGGATATGGTAGAAACTTTTTAATCCCAACTGGGCAAGCTGTTTTAGCTACTTCTTCTGCAAAGAAAGTTTTAGCAGAGAACTTAAAGCAAAGAGCTTATAAAGAATCTAAATTAATAGACGATGCTAACAAAATAGCAGAAGAAATTAAAGGATATGAAATTAAAATTACATCTAAAACTGGTTCAGGAGATAAATTATTTGGTTCTGTAAACAATATAGATTTAGCTGCAGCATTAGCAAAAGCAGGAACAGAAATTGATAAGAAATTTATTAAAGTTGTTGGTGGTTCTGTTAAAAGATTAGGTAAATACGAAGCTTCTGTAAGGTTACATAGAGCAGTAGTAGCAGATATTACTTTTGAAGTAGTTTCTGAATAA
- a CDS encoding DUF6495 family protein, which produces MKYRQLTKEQFESLHEEFARFLASQSIDAKEWNQIKAEKPAVAEEEMNIFSDVVWDDVLTKVKYVEHFSKTSANLFKCDEEEIHRIAIKINWNINLLEQKGFEWLMQNPMDNSVEIFKGSKPYNNERNTEIFDLIEKGSSISQGEIFEYFNQLIS; this is translated from the coding sequence ATGAAATACAGACAACTCACCAAAGAACAATTCGAAAGTTTACACGAAGAATTTGCACGTTTTTTAGCATCACAAAGTATCGATGCAAAAGAATGGAACCAAATTAAAGCAGAAAAACCTGCAGTGGCAGAAGAAGAAATGAATATTTTTTCTGATGTTGTTTGGGACGACGTTTTAACCAAAGTTAAATATGTAGAGCATTTTTCGAAAACTTCTGCAAACCTTTTTAAATGCGACGAAGAGGAAATACACAGAATCGCTATTAAAATAAATTGGAACATCAATTTATTGGAACAAAAAGGATTTGAGTGGCTAATGCAAAATCCTATGGATAATTCTGTGGAGATATTTAAAGGCTCAAAACCTTATAATAACGAGAGAAATACAGAAATTTTCGATTTAATAGAAAAAGGAAGTTCTATTTCGCAAGGAGAAATTTTCGAGTATTTTAATCAGTTGATTTCTTAA
- a CDS encoding SIR2 family NAD-dependent protein deacylase — MKKIVVLTGAGISAESGINTFRDADGLWEGHDVMEVATPEGFARNPKLVLNFYNERRKQLLEVSPNKAHFNLVAFEQDFHVEIITQNVDDLHERAGSKNVTHLHGELLKVRSSKHENDILEWKKELVLGDLCKNKSQLRPHIVWFGEMVPMLDKALEITQTADILVIIGTSMQVYPAASLVNYVKPNTAIYFIDPKPSVSKNDFNNLTIISDIASSGTDKLLKLLG, encoded by the coding sequence ATGAAAAAAATAGTTGTTTTAACAGGTGCAGGAATTTCTGCGGAAAGTGGCATAAATACGTTTAGAGATGCAGATGGTTTGTGGGAAGGGCATGATGTTATGGAAGTTGCAACTCCAGAAGGTTTTGCAAGAAATCCTAAATTGGTTTTAAATTTTTATAATGAACGTAGAAAGCAGTTATTAGAAGTTTCCCCTAACAAAGCGCATTTTAATTTAGTTGCATTTGAGCAAGATTTTCATGTTGAAATTATCACTCAGAATGTGGATGATTTACACGAAAGAGCTGGGAGTAAGAATGTTACGCATTTACATGGAGAATTATTAAAAGTGAGAAGTTCTAAGCACGAAAATGATATTTTAGAATGGAAAAAAGAGTTGGTTTTAGGAGATTTATGTAAAAATAAAAGTCAGTTAAGGCCACATATTGTTTGGTTTGGAGAAATGGTACCTATGTTAGACAAAGCTTTAGAAATCACCCAAACCGCAGATATTTTAGTAATTATTGGAACCTCTATGCAAGTGTATCCTGCTGCAAGTTTGGTAAATTACGTAAAACCCAATACAGCCATTTACTTTATAGACCCAAAACCTTCTGTTTCTAAAAACGATTTTAACAATTTAACGATTATTAGTGATATTGCAAGTTCTGGAACGGATAAATTGTTGAAGTTGTTGGGTTAA
- a CDS encoding TrmH family RNA methyltransferase — MIDEKLLTYFEGFLTEKRKSLFKRILEDRTRHFTVVLEDIYQAHNASAVVRTCDIFGVQDVHAIENKYTNKVSRHVAKGSQKWLSQYNYREDGDNTKECLHKLKQEGYKIIATTPHNDSCLLQDFDISKKSAFVFGVEKEGVSETVKEQADGFLKIPMVGFTESLNISVAAAIILQDVTTKLRNSNVKWQLSTKEKEILYFNWVKKTIKNVDKIEERYHHNLE, encoded by the coding sequence ATGATAGATGAAAAATTATTAACCTATTTCGAAGGTTTTTTAACAGAAAAAAGAAAATCACTCTTCAAAAGAATTTTAGAAGACAGAACAAGACATTTTACAGTCGTTTTAGAGGATATTTATCAAGCACACAATGCAAGTGCAGTGGTTAGAACTTGCGATATTTTTGGAGTGCAAGATGTACACGCAATCGAAAATAAATACACAAATAAAGTTTCTAGACATGTTGCAAAGGGTTCTCAGAAATGGCTGAGTCAGTATAACTATAGAGAAGATGGAGATAACACAAAAGAATGTTTACATAAACTAAAACAAGAGGGTTATAAAATTATTGCAACCACGCCACACAACGATTCTTGTTTATTACAGGATTTTGATATTTCAAAAAAATCGGCTTTTGTATTTGGGGTAGAAAAGGAGGGAGTTTCCGAAACTGTGAAAGAACAAGCAGACGGATTTCTAAAAATACCAATGGTAGGTTTTACAGAAAGTTTAAATATTTCTGTAGCAGCTGCAATTATTTTACAAGATGTAACTACGAAACTTCGAAATTCTAATGTGAAATGGCAGTTATCAACAAAAGAAAAAGAAATTTTGTATTTTAATTGGGTAAAAAAGACCATTAAAAATGTCGATAAAATTGAAGAACGTTATCATCACAATTTAGAATAA
- a CDS encoding thioredoxin family protein yields MVLKKITLNTLLFAFISLNAFSQKSTDELLNEAKTTAQKEGKAIFIKFEASWCGWCHKMTKDIKAKGTREFFNNNYVIVPIVVKESKKNKHLENPGSTELLKKYGGDKAGLPFWVILDANLNLITDSFNDKNQNLGGPASVEEVASFIKKIKKSAKNISEKDIQNIKDQFTLKR; encoded by the coding sequence ATGGTTTTAAAAAAAATAACACTTAACACTCTTTTATTTGCATTTATCTCTTTAAATGCTTTTTCTCAAAAATCTACTGACGAGCTTTTAAACGAAGCAAAAACAACTGCTCAAAAAGAAGGAAAAGCTATTTTTATAAAATTTGAAGCTTCTTGGTGTGGTTGGTGTCATAAAATGACAAAAGACATAAAAGCGAAAGGAACTAGAGAATTCTTTAATAATAATTATGTAATTGTACCTATTGTAGTTAAAGAATCTAAAAAAAATAAACATTTAGAGAATCCTGGTTCCACAGAATTATTAAAAAAATATGGTGGAGATAAAGCTGGTTTGCCTTTTTGGGTAATTTTAGATGCTAATTTAAATTTAATTACAGATTCTTTTAATGATAAGAATCAAAATTTGGGAGGCCCAGCAAGTGTTGAGGAAGTAGCTTCTTTTATAAAAAAAATAAAAAAATCTGCCAAAAATATTTCAGAAAAAGATATACAGAATATTAAAGATCAATTTACTTTAAAAAGATAA
- the hisG gene encoding ATP phosphoribosyltransferase, which produces MSNLRIAVQKSGRLNEDSMNILKDIGISIDNGKDQLKAAARNFPVEVFYLRNGDIPQYLRDGVVDAAIIGENILIEKGSDLAFIERLGFSKCKVSIAVPKESKANSLKDLDGKRIATSYPETVRKYLKEYNLDAQLHIINGSVEIAPNIGLADGICDIVSSGSTLFKNGLKEIEVLLKSEAVLAVSPQISKERKAILDKIQFRIQSVLKGRESKYVLLNAPNNKLDKILSLLPGMRSPTVLPLAEKGWSSVHTVVTKNKFWDIIEDLKANGAEGILVCPIEKMVL; this is translated from the coding sequence ATGAGTAATTTAAGAATTGCAGTACAAAAGTCTGGTAGATTAAATGAAGATTCTATGAATATCTTAAAAGATATCGGAATTTCTATCGACAATGGAAAAGATCAATTAAAAGCAGCTGCCAGAAATTTTCCTGTGGAAGTTTTCTATTTAAGAAATGGCGATATTCCTCAATACTTACGAGATGGAGTAGTAGATGCCGCAATTATTGGAGAAAACATTTTAATAGAAAAAGGCAGTGATTTAGCCTTTATAGAACGTTTAGGATTCTCTAAATGTAAAGTTTCAATCGCTGTTCCAAAAGAATCGAAAGCAAATTCTTTAAAAGATTTAGACGGAAAAAGAATTGCAACTTCGTATCCAGAAACTGTAAGGAAATATTTAAAAGAATACAATTTAGACGCACAATTACATATTATTAATGGTTCTGTAGAAATTGCCCCAAATATTGGTTTGGCAGATGGAATTTGCGATATCGTTTCCAGTGGAAGTACTTTGTTTAAAAATGGATTAAAAGAGATTGAGGTTTTATTAAAATCGGAAGCAGTTTTGGCAGTTTCCCCACAAATTTCTAAGGAAAGAAAAGCGATATTAGATAAAATTCAGTTTAGAATTCAGTCCGTTTTAAAAGGTAGAGAATCTAAATACGTATTATTAAACGCACCAAATAATAAATTAGATAAAATTTTGTCTTTGTTACCAGGTATGCGAAGTCCTACAGTTTTGCCTTTGGCAGAAAAAGGTTGGAGCTCTGTGCATACAGTTGTTACTAAAAATAAATTTTGGGATATTATCGAAGATTTAAAAGCCAATGGAGCAGAAGGAATTTTAGTTTGTCCAATTGAAAAAATGGTGCTTTAA
- the hisD gene encoding histidinol dehydrogenase, with product MNFINNPPKKDWSKILERPTKTVEDIEGIVNEVFIEVQKEGDKAISKYTQKFDDVSLENNIVSENEIKTAILEVSNELKEAIKVAYKNITVFHKAQKTEKVSVETTNGVSCWQEKRPIQKVGLYIPGGTAPLFSTVLMLAIPAQIAGCKEVVLCSPPNKEGKIHPAILFTANLCGVTKIIKVGGIQAVAGLTFGTETIPQVYKIFGPGNQFVTVAKQLATKYGVAIDMPAGPSELLVVADDTANASYVASDLLSQAEHGADSQVILVSTSKKLINKVSNEIQKQLLNLPRIAIATKAIANSKSIFVKNDAIALELINKYGPEHFIVCTNNNNFYINHIENAGSVFIGNYTPESAGDYASGTNHTLPTNGFSKAYSGVNLDSFTKSITFQKITKEGILNIGNSIELMAEAEGLQAHKNAVSIRLKEL from the coding sequence ATGAATTTTATAAATAATCCACCAAAAAAAGATTGGAGTAAAATCTTAGAAAGACCTACAAAAACTGTCGAGGATATCGAAGGAATTGTAAATGAGGTTTTTATTGAAGTTCAAAAAGAGGGTGACAAAGCCATTTCTAAATACACGCAAAAGTTTGACGATGTTTCTTTAGAAAATAATATAGTTTCTGAAAATGAAATTAAAACAGCTATTTTAGAAGTTTCAAATGAATTAAAAGAAGCAATTAAAGTTGCCTACAAAAATATTACTGTTTTTCACAAAGCTCAAAAAACCGAAAAAGTTTCTGTAGAAACTACAAATGGAGTTTCTTGTTGGCAAGAAAAAAGACCCATTCAAAAAGTAGGTTTGTATATCCCTGGAGGAACTGCACCGCTTTTTTCAACAGTTTTAATGTTGGCGATTCCTGCTCAAATTGCTGGTTGTAAGGAAGTTGTATTATGTTCTCCACCAAATAAAGAAGGGAAAATTCACCCAGCAATCTTATTTACAGCTAATTTATGTGGCGTTACTAAAATTATTAAAGTTGGCGGAATTCAAGCTGTTGCAGGACTTACTTTCGGAACAGAAACAATACCACAAGTATATAAAATTTTCGGGCCAGGAAATCAATTTGTAACTGTTGCAAAACAATTAGCAACAAAATACGGAGTGGCCATAGATATGCCAGCAGGTCCAAGTGAATTATTAGTAGTTGCAGACGATACTGCAAATGCAAGTTATGTGGCTTCCGATTTATTGAGTCAGGCAGAACATGGAGCAGACAGTCAGGTTATTTTAGTTTCTACTTCAAAAAAGCTAATAAATAAAGTTTCGAATGAGATACAAAAACAACTCTTAAATTTGCCAAGAATAGCAATTGCTACAAAAGCCATTGCAAATTCTAAATCTATTTTTGTTAAAAATGATGCAATTGCTTTAGAGTTGATTAATAAATATGGCCCAGAACACTTTATTGTTTGTACAAATAATAACAATTTTTATATAAATCATATCGAAAATGCAGGTTCTGTATTTATTGGAAATTATACACCAGAAAGTGCAGGAGATTATGCATCAGGAACCAACCATACATTACCAACAAATGGGTTTAGTAAAGCGTATTCTGGCGTAAATTTAGATAGTTTTACAAAAAGTATTACTTTTCAAAAAATAACAAAAGAAGGAATTTTAAATATTGGAAATTCTATAGAGTTAATGGCAGAAGCAGAAGGTTTACAGGCTCATAAAAATGCAGTTTCAATTCGTTTAAAAGAGTTATAA
- the hisC gene encoding histidinol-phosphate transaminase: protein MKSTFNINNLVRQNIKNITPYSSARDEYKDISTDQMIFLDANENPFENGVNRYPDPQQISVKKNISKCKNIDEKNILLGNGSDEVLDLIFRAFCEPKEDNVITLPPTYGMYSVLANINNIENRKILLDEEFQPKIEKILSAIDTHTKILFLCSPNNPTGNCFSEDKVIKLLKKFNGLVVIDEAYIDFSEQEGWLKKIKKFPNLIITQTLSKAYGLAGIRLGVCYASKEIIKILNNIKPPYNVNELTQQKAVERLHNYEDVRNEISQLISERKRLKYELECCVSYIEKVYPSEGNFLLIKVDDANKRYNQLLEYGVVVRNRSTQPLCKNCLRISVGILEENLKLIRALKAIQ, encoded by the coding sequence ATGAAATCAACCTTTAATATAAACAATTTAGTAAGGCAAAATATTAAGAATATTACACCTTATTCGTCAGCTAGAGATGAATATAAAGACATTTCTACTGATCAAATGATCTTTTTAGATGCCAATGAAAACCCTTTTGAAAATGGTGTAAATAGGTATCCTGATCCGCAACAAATTAGCGTAAAGAAAAACATTTCTAAATGTAAAAATATAGATGAAAAAAACATCCTTTTAGGAAATGGAAGTGACGAAGTTTTAGACTTAATTTTTAGAGCTTTCTGTGAGCCAAAAGAAGATAATGTAATAACATTGCCACCAACTTATGGAATGTACTCGGTTTTGGCAAATATCAACAATATAGAAAATAGAAAAATTTTATTAGATGAAGAGTTTCAACCTAAAATTGAAAAAATTCTAAGTGCGATTGATACTCATACAAAAATTTTATTTTTATGTTCACCAAATAATCCAACAGGAAATTGTTTTTCAGAAGATAAAGTAATTAAATTGCTAAAGAAATTTAACGGTTTGGTGGTTATAGATGAAGCGTATATCGATTTTTCTGAACAAGAAGGTTGGTTAAAAAAGATTAAAAAATTCCCGAATTTAATCATCACTCAAACACTGTCAAAAGCTTATGGTTTGGCAGGTATTCGATTAGGAGTTTGTTATGCATCAAAAGAAATTATTAAAATTCTAAATAACATAAAACCACCATACAATGTAAACGAGCTAACGCAGCAAAAAGCAGTAGAACGTTTACATAATTATGAAGATGTTAGAAATGAAATTTCACAACTAATTAGCGAAAGAAAAAGATTAAAATACGAATTAGAATGTTGTGTTAGTTATATTGAAAAAGTGTATCCTTCTGAAGGTAATTTTTTATTAATTAAGGTAGATGATGCCAATAAACGCTACAATCAATTATTAGAATATGGAGTTGTTGTTCGTAATAGAAGCACACAACCACTGTGTAAAAATTGTTTGAGAATTAGTGTTGGTATTTTAGAAGAAAATTTAAAATTGATTCGTGCTTTAAAGGCGATTCAGTAA
- the hisB gene encoding bifunctional histidinol-phosphatase/imidazoleglycerol-phosphate dehydratase HisB, with product MKKVLFIDRDGTLVLEPPVDYQLDSLEKLEYYPKVFQYMAKIAKELNYELVMVTNQDGLGTASFPEDTFWPAQNKIITAFEKEGVVFSEILIDKTFPHENAPTRKPRTGLLKKYFSKEYDLENSFVLGDRITDMELAKNLGAKGIYLSEDPELGADEIETSKQEILNCIALTSTDWQAIYEFLKLEDRVAEITRNTNETKIYIKLNLDGSGKNNISTGLHFFDHMLDQIGRHGAMDLTIKVDGDLEVDEHHTIEDTMIAFGELFNKALGNKLGIERYGFCLPMDDCLAQVAVDFGGRNWLEWNAEFKREKIGDMPTEMFFHLFKSFTDGAKCNLNIKAEGVNEHHKIEGIFKAFAKAMKMAVKRDSNKMFLPSTKGML from the coding sequence ATGAAGAAAGTATTATTTATAGACAGAGATGGCACTTTGGTGTTAGAACCACCAGTAGATTATCAATTAGATAGTTTAGAAAAGTTAGAATATTACCCCAAAGTATTTCAATATATGGCAAAAATTGCCAAAGAATTAAACTACGAATTGGTAATGGTTACCAACCAAGATGGTTTAGGAACAGCTTCTTTTCCTGAAGATACTTTTTGGCCTGCTCAAAATAAAATTATAACTGCTTTCGAAAAAGAAGGCGTTGTTTTTTCTGAAATATTGATAGATAAAACCTTTCCACATGAAAATGCTCCAACACGAAAACCAAGAACAGGTTTACTAAAAAAGTATTTTTCTAAAGAGTATGATTTAGAAAATTCGTTTGTTTTAGGAGACAGAATTACAGACATGGAGTTGGCGAAGAATTTAGGGGCAAAAGGTATTTATTTATCTGAAGATCCAGAATTAGGAGCAGATGAAATAGAAACATCTAAACAAGAAATTTTAAACTGTATTGCATTAACAAGTACAGATTGGCAAGCAATTTATGAGTTTTTAAAGTTAGAAGATAGGGTTGCAGAAATTACCAGAAACACGAATGAAACGAAAATTTACATCAAACTAAATTTAGATGGTTCTGGAAAAAACAATATTTCTACAGGTTTACACTTTTTCGACCATATGTTAGACCAAATTGGGAGACATGGTGCTATGGATTTAACCATTAAAGTAGATGGCGATTTAGAAGTAGATGAACACCACACCATCGAAGATACCATGATTGCTTTTGGAGAATTGTTTAACAAAGCATTAGGCAATAAATTAGGAATTGAAAGATATGGTTTTTGTTTGCCAATGGACGATTGTTTAGCGCAAGTTGCAGTAGATTTTGGTGGAAGAAATTGGTTAGAATGGAATGCAGAATTTAAAAGAGAAAAAATAGGAGATATGCCAACAGAAATGTTTTTTCACTTGTTTAAATCGTTTACGGATGGTGCAAAATGTAATTTAAATATTAAAGCTGAAGGCGTTAACGAACATCATAAAATTGAAGGAATTTTTAAAGCTTTTGCAAAAGCAATGAAAATGGCTGTAAAAAGAGATTCAAATAAGATGTTTTTACCATCTACAAAAGGAATGCTTTAA
- the hisH gene encoding imidazole glycerol phosphate synthase subunit HisH, giving the protein MKLIIINYGAGNIKSIQFAFKRLGVEAILSNNIDEIRKADRVIFPGVGEASSAMKMLKKSGLDKIIPTLKQPVLGICLGMQLMCNSSEEGNTKGLGIFNVDVKRFSNAVKVPQMGWNVIYDLKSDLFKEIKDKEFMYLVHSFYVENCVESIATTDYEIEYASALKKDNFYGVQFHPEKSGVEGSKILENFLKLKV; this is encoded by the coding sequence ATGAAACTCATAATTATAAATTACGGAGCAGGAAATATAAAAAGCATTCAGTTTGCTTTTAAAAGATTAGGAGTGGAGGCTATTCTATCAAATAATATCGATGAAATTAGAAAGGCTGATAGAGTAATTTTTCCAGGAGTTGGAGAAGCAAGTTCTGCAATGAAAATGCTAAAAAAAAGCGGATTAGACAAAATTATTCCGACTTTAAAACAACCTGTTTTAGGCATTTGTTTAGGAATGCAATTAATGTGTAATTCATCTGAAGAAGGAAACACAAAAGGATTGGGTATTTTTAATGTAGATGTAAAAAGGTTTTCAAATGCAGTAAAAGTTCCACAAATGGGCTGGAATGTTATTTATGATTTAAAGTCAGATTTATTCAAAGAAATTAAAGACAAAGAATTTATGTATTTGGTACATAGTTTTTATGTAGAAAACTGTGTAGAATCGATTGCAACAACAGATTATGAAATTGAATATGCATCCGCTTTAAAAAAGGATAATTTTTACGGAGTTCAGTTTCATCCAGAGAAAAGTGGAGTAGAAGGAAGTAAGATTCTTGAAAATTTCTTAAAGTTAAAAGTTTAA
- a CDS encoding four helix bundle protein encodes MKNQIILRTKNFALDCWKFCFKVPKSREYNAFVNQLIRSSSSVGANYRASQRAKSTADFINKLKIVEEEADESVYWLEIFEEVSPQYEEEVIKLKKEGTELLAIIVASINTAKRNQKKNNIRS; translated from the coding sequence ATGAAAAATCAAATAATATTAAGAACAAAAAACTTTGCTCTAGATTGTTGGAAGTTTTGTTTTAAAGTTCCAAAGTCAAGAGAATACAATGCTTTTGTAAATCAATTAATTAGAAGTTCAAGTTCAGTAGGTGCAAACTATAGAGCATCGCAAAGAGCAAAATCAACAGCAGATTTTATTAATAAATTAAAAATTGTTGAAGAAGAAGCTGATGAAAGTGTGTATTGGTTAGAAATTTTCGAAGAAGTTTCACCTCAATACGAAGAAGAAGTAATAAAATTGAAAAAAGAAGGTACTGAATTATTAGCTATTATTGTAGCATCTATAAATACAGCCAAAAGAAATCAAAAGAAAAATAATATTAGAAGTTAG